The region CTGAGCTTTACTGGCTCAGCTCTCCTCTctgaagggagaggaaaaagccACCAGGCCCTTCCCGCTGTGCatcctctgtccctgctgtaaATCCCCTCTGTGTTCCCTTTCCAACTGACTGgtccctgcagaggagcagcctcGGGGGCCTGTGGAGTTCCACATCCCTCACACAGCTCTGAAGGACAGGAAAGGACAGCGGGCCGGATGCTGCTGTTCTGCGCCAGCGCCCTCCTTACTGCAATTACAGTCCTGTTAGAAACCTCCACCTTATTTAAAGAGACACTGTCAACTGCCTCAAAGCTCCTTTCTGCAACAGGCTCCCAAGGCCACTGAGATGTGTTTTTaatgaggaggagaaaagcacTAAAGATAAACAGCGCTGATAAAGTAGAGGTGCTTCTCATTTTTTAGGCTGTTGAATCTAATGAATTAAAACTACTTCAATTAATCACTGTAGTCCCTTCTGACAAAATTATCATCTCAGTTTCCAAATGAGAGGAGTGAGGCAAGAGGAGCTGAGTGATGGGATCAAGGTTGCTCTGTGAGTTTGCTGCAGAGGTCTGGGTTGTAAGGTGGTAAAGGAGACTGAAGCAGTGTTTGATTGTTGGTGGCAGCAGGAAATACTCCCCAGAGGCACCATGGTGAGCTGTGATGTAGTCCCTTCTCTAGGAGGTGCTCCAGCACATGCAATATGGGATCCAAGGTCTAAGGCTGGGTGAATGCCAGGTCCTGGCTGGTCTGATGGGCTGTGCTTATCTGTGTACCACCATGAAAGACCTTTCCAGGACTGGGAGAAGGGCTTTACTAAGAAACTCCAGGCTCACCTTCCCTCACTTCAAAGACTGCAGATCACCAGGAACCCCCTGAATGTGTGTATGGCTGTTGCCTGTCACTGATAGCATTATTCATGTGGTTGGGCTTAGTGTTTTTGAACATGCTTAGTTCTCCTCTCTGGTGGCTTTGGCCAGCTCAGATTTTCCTTGCATTTACTCACCATGCTCAAGTTGAATTTTTGTGTTTATTGGCAGGTGTATATCCCTGCAGGGTCACTGCCATGGTACTGAAGGTGTTCTTTCCATcgtgctgctcctcagcagacAGCGGCATTTTGATCGGCCGCTGGATCTCCGAGCAGAACTCTGCTGTCATCCTTGCTGTGGTGCACTTCCCCTTCATCCCTGTGCAGGTGAAGCAGTACCTTGGGGAAGTCCAGCGTGTGACTCAAGTCAGTGTTTCTGTGCTTGGCTCGTGGAGCAATAGCAaacaggagaaagaggagagtCTCAGTGAGTTCTTGGAAGACCTTGGGACCATATTCTGCCATGAGCCATGGATCCAGATAAGCAAAGAGGGAGACAGCAAATTCTGGAGCTGTTCTATCCTTCAGAAACACTCTACAAACCCTCAGGAGGAAGAAATCATCTTGGTGTACTATGACCAGCGCAAGGTCATGCTTTCCCATCTGCACCCCCCTTTGGACACAGCTGGCCAGGGGGCAGAGGATGCCTCAAAGCTCTCGGCCATCTTTGACACGGTGGCCAGGAGCCAGGTGCTGTTCATGACAGACAGGTACGACGAGGGGCCCATCAAGCTGACCCACTGGCAGTCGGATGGGGTGGAGGCCAGCATCATCGTGGAGCTGCTGAAGCAGGCCTCTGTGCCTGCCTGCATGCTGCTGACactcctgctctctctgctctctgggatCTGCAGGAGCAGGTAGGTGATGTGGCATCACCCAGCTTGTTCTGCCTGGAAATGTAATTCTTGGTTAGGCATTGCAGGGCTACTGCTCAGCCTCAGTCAGAAATGTGATAGAAAATTGTTCTGTTGGaaacaggctgctgcaggaggtcCTGTTGGAGCTCCACTCCAACAGGAAAACACAAGGCCAGAGGCTCCCTCAGAGCTCTTCATGGAGCTGGGAGGTTTTCTGGGGAGGCATGAATGTCCTCCCCATTTGCAGCAGGGATAGTTCAGCCCTGCTTCAGTTTCATCACAGCTGAAACAGTGGATTTCCAGATGTTCTATGGCTGACAGAATGATGTGAGGCTGTCCTTAGTCTCCATAGCTGGGGACTCCCTCCTCCCTGTTTGCTGTGACTCCTTCTGCAGCTGTGAAACATCAGCAAATACTGTTTCTAAATCCAAATACTGTTTCTAAATCCATCCTCTCTCCAAGAGACTGTGGTGCTTCAACCTTGGCATTTTACAGAAGTTTAGAGGGATTGCTGCTCAGCCTGAATCCTTGGTGAAATCCTGTTCTCACAACTGTGAGCTTGAATAGGATGCTCCAAATGTAATACGTGGCAAGTGCTTGGACTGAAAGTTAATTCTGAGCAGATTTTCAGGGAAGAAActtaaaatcatggaatcatttaccttggaaaagccctctaagatcatcaagtccaattaagccagcactgccaaggccaccgaACTACCCTATGTTTCCAAGTGttacatgtattttaaatacttgcagggatggtgattccaccactgcagctgcctggTGAGGTTGTGACAGAGAGGAGAGTGGAGTTCTGGTTCTAAGCTGCAAGAAGGCACTGTAATTGATGAAATTTTGATAACAGCTACTTCTGTATTCATGGGTAAATCTTTTTAAGTACAGCCTAAAGGAATGGAGTTATTTAACAGGTTTCCAATGTGTAATACAGTTGTTAAAGAATTACAGTGAAACTCTTCccatgcaaaaattttctgagCAGTTGGGTTACACAGTCTGGTCCACAAAGGAAAAACTGTCCAGTTTTGGATTATTGGAAGAGATTGAGATTCAAACCTGATATCATCAAGGACCCCTGTGTCCTGGGACTGCTCTGTAGATACTGTGTGTTACTGGTTCTTAATGGTGATTAGGTCCCAACTTTGTGGTTGGGCAGAAGATTTGGAGTCAGCTCCAAAGGTCCTTTTTCTGCCTGTGTGCTATCACCACAGACAGGATGATTCTTTTCTGGTCTCACTTGGTCCCACCTCAACTGGTGCCAGGATTCAGGCCAGGCTTGGAGTCAGGTTAAGCTCAAGCCTGGCTGGCATCCAGTCTCAGTCTGCAGTCCAAACACAAGTTGGGAGCTCAAGCTCAGTGGCAGGTTGGGCCCAGATAGCTGCTacccagcttctcaggaattCTGACTTCAGCTTTTCCTAGGGCCAGGATGGATGTtctgagggagagcagcagccagctgtacctggcagcaggcagaatGCAAGGCTTGCTGTGCACAAACCAACACTGAGCCTGTTCTCAACCTTGGGAGGCAGAGCTTTCTCTCTCCTTTGTTTTATTCACCCCCAGTATCAACTTTATATTTACTTATCTCctatgtattttaaaacatcaaCCTTGGAGAACAGAGATTAGTGCCTGGCTTTATAACAAGTCTCCTGCTTGACCTTCTAAGTCATTTGAAGGAATTTGGTTCCATTTTGTACCACATGATGTGTGGCACAACCTCCTTCATGCCAACATACTCGAGGCAGGGAGAGTTCAAGATGTCACATGCAGGTGTCCTTCCAGTCCCCTCCTCCCCATGCTGGGACAGGACATCCCATAAAATAAgatttactgattttttttctctttcaggtCACAGGACTTTTTTctatctggtttttttttttttttttgtgatgttAAGGGATAGTCAGCTTTGAAAGGCTAAAGCAAGAGATCAGCAATGTGCTCTCAGGCTGAggagatttggggatttttggatATGCCCCTGTTATATATACACTGCTGCCCTGTACATTtgcagggcagcagtgctgggaatcTCAGGGAGTGAGTCCCTGCCATCCCTCCAAGCTCACCCCGTGTTCCCAGGTCCTGCACATCCTGACTTAAGGCATTTCTGCAGCACCACCGTGTGCTGAGGGGTGGCCATTGCGATTCTGCTTCCGAGGAACTTGGGGGCAGCGTTCCCATTGTCCCTGAAGGTCTCTGCTCTTGGGGACGTTAGGATGTTTTAGTCTTGAGGCAGTAAATTCCATGTGCTCGTTTTTAAAAAAGTCTGTTTATAAACACCTCCAATTCTTCATCCAAAGGGAGGCACTGCTCCTGCAGTTTCTAGCAAGGAGCAAGAAAACACACAGGGGTTCTGGTTAATGGAGCTTAATATTTGCATGTGATCCAGATTCGGAAAGATTGCTTTTCATCTGATATCTGAAAATTCCCCTCTCactcttgggaaaaaaaatgaattggAAAATCAAGGCTTACTCATGGAGGCTGTGTTAATTTATTGCAAAAATTCCATATATTTGGAAATACCCCAAAGATCTCCTGCTGCTTAGATAATGCAATGACACAACATGACTAgatttttgttgggttttttaatctgGTTGGTTTTCTATTGAAGTCCTGAAAATGGTTCTATATAGTGTGTTGTAAACAAGTGGGAGTATTTCTGGCAATGCACAGTCAATGTGCAAAGGGGTAGGAGACCAcacaaggaatatttttttgctCTCTTCCTCAGTCCTCACAGAGAGGAGAGTTCCCATAGCACATCTTGCAGCTGCTCTATTGAGCTTTTTGCAGtatgtttgtatttttatttcaataagtatgtgtatgtatgtgaAACTGTGTGAGTGGAATAGGGATTGTGCTTGTGGTGGTGAGTGAAAAGAGAGTCAGTTGTAGCACAGACAGGGACATCCTGGGATGTGTTTTTGGGCCCATGGTGTCCAGTTGAGGAGCTGAACCATTGCAGGCTGCACAATGTTTTGGTGCTCTGAGGTTGCTTTGGGAGTCGTTTCCATTTGTGCAAGACATTCCTCGGGCAGACAACAGCAGCCTGTCCTTTCTCTCCATCCTTCTGGGGGTGTCAGACTGGGGGTGAGCCAGGGGCTGGCTGCCTCCAGCTTGAGGAGCAGCCATGGATGGTGAGAGACACCCACTGCTGAGAGAGGATGGGGCTCTCACCCAGTGAGTGTGTGGTGTAGCAcaggccccagagctgctgctctctgcctgagCTGACACGGTCTGGCAGCTGGTGTTTGACCCATAATTCTTCACCTTCAGCCATCTGTACATAATCCCACAGGTAGAGCgttcctccttccccttctttACATTTCAAGTGCAATTCTCTGCTCTAGTCAAGTTTTGCCACACCAGAGTTTGTAACCACTGAGCTGGGGCATAATTGGAAGGGAAAACTCATCTGCTCTGGTGTCTTGGTGAATCTGTGAGGCCAGGTGTGTGTGATCCGTGGCCAGAGCAGTcaccccctctccctcccctgcacTGCTCTTTTCTCCAccgccccagctccctcctcctgaCAAGTCAGCTGAGGAACAGTGCATTCATTTGTCTCCAAGGTGGGAGGCTGTAGCAGAGCTGAGTAACTTGGAGACCTCAAATTAAGAATGATTCACAGTACACTGCGTGTGCTTCAAACCCAATGTGTCTGAAATTTgaatggggagggagggggaagagggGGACTTCAACACTCTGGTCCTTCAGCTGACAAATGATGCACAAAGTGGGGTTCAAAGGGCTCAGGAGGgtgtggggaggagagggacagcagccccaggggacTGAGCAGGGTTTGGAGGAACTGTACCTTTGTGATTGGTGTGAATTGTATAAATAGCAGTGGGCAGCCCAGTGTGCCCATCCTGGCCTGTTGTGGAGGCATCTGCTGCTGGGCATGGGCTGGCAGGCTCTGGGTGAAATCCATGCAAGGCACACACAGTTTGCAGGGACATCCATCTCCAGGCCCTGCTCAGGAATGGtccaggcagctgtgcaatttCCAGAGTGAAGCAGGATACCAGGAATAATGGTACTGTGTGAAATGAATGTAACCTGAAAAacagtgccagagcagcacaggagagtAGATAAAGTGACTAAAAGTGACCATGGATTCCTGGACCTTTAACAAAAACCAGTAAAACACTGTGAAAATGGTGCAACAACTGTGCTGGGTGGTGTACTCCTGTGTACAGGAGAGAAGTGATCCAAATTATGGCCACATCAGAATTTATCCCCCAAACCAAACCTGGTGCCATGTGTTGCTGTGGTTTCTGTGACcagcctgctcccagtgctgtgtcACTTCAGCCTGCACAAATCACCAACTATCCTTGCTTTATAGGTTGTGTGGTAATAAAAGTAACTCCCCAAAATAATTGAGCATCATTTTGTACTTTTCTTCTGAGTCATAAGAAAAGAACCTTGTGACTGTTTCCTCCCCTACAGGCCTAATGTGGATGTTAACTTTGAAACCTAATTAAATGCTAAAAGTTGGTTATCTACATAATGCTGGTCACTGCAAGGCAGTGGAGAGAAGGTAGAAGTGAAGAGACCCTGAAAAAAGAATTTggaagtaataaaaaaaaaaaaaaaaaaaaaagaagagaagagaaggatcaagtggaagaaaaaaggaaagcagggGGGAAGGGACATAAACTGCATGGAGGGCACAGCTATTTGTTATACCAGGCTCACACCACACAGAGAGTTGTGAtcacctctgctctggagccaggctgggggagctggaaGGGTTCACCTGGAGAGCTGAAGGCTCTGGGGGGACATTAGAGTCctttccagtgcctaaaggggctccaggagatgtgagggagggagagggactggggactgAAGAGGGAGAGGTactgggagggagaggggacaagggatggagggacaggacacagggaatggctcacagtgccagagggcagggatggatgggatattgggaattgggaattttccctgtgagggtgggcaggccctggcacagggtgcccagagcagctgtggctgcccctgaaccctggcagtgcccaaggccaggctgggcagggctgggagcagcctgggacagtgggaggtgtccctgccatggcaggggtgggatgggatgggctttaaggtcctttccaactcaacCCATTCCACAATCTGTGATGAGTAACACTGGGGTTTGTGCAGCAGTTACACCATGTTGAATTGTTGCACTGAACACAACTTgactctgctctcctggagattgGAGCATTGTGCAAGCCCAGTGATGTATCCAAAGCAGAGGCTGGGATCAGGATTGCCTTGTGGCTTCCTTGGAAGAGTGAGACATGGTTTGACAGAGTGCAAATGAGAGCTTGGGTTGTCTGCATGTCTTGGTCTGGCAAGGCTGCCTTAATTCTTTTAACCTTTCAGAGAGTCATTAACATCTAATCACCCACTCTGGTTGCCCAACCTTAACTTCACACTGAGTGTTTTGCATGGATGTTGGATGCTGGCCTGCCTGCACCATGGCAAAGGCAAGAGGAGACATTCCCATGTGTTTTGCAGGGTGCTGAAGTTTTGGCCTTTGTCTTTCTTGTGGAGCAAACTCTCAACCTGTGAGCAGCTGGGACACCgcctgcagcacctccaggtcATCAGCAGCAACAAGAAGGCTCAAAACCAAAATCAGCTGATGAGGTATGGAGTACATGTAAAGTTAGATGTGTCTTGGCTCTATCCCTATCTCCTGTGGGGAACCCAAACCATGTATCCCATGCCTGGACAGAACTAGGCCCTCACTGCACCCTATCATGTTCCTCTATTCCCTGCTAGTTTGCATATCTTTACTCTACACTCTATTCATATGCatgtatatttgtatttttatgtgTTAATCATGTCTTTTGCCAGATACCTGCCTTTTTCCCTAGCTCAGGAAAGGCAACTGGGACATTGCACCCCAAAAGCTTGTGCTGCACCCATGTGTGAGTGCTTTGCTGTCACTACTCCCACAGGCACATTGCTTTCACATGTGCTGCTGTCAACCACAGCCATCCATCAGTGTTCAGTGGCATTTTCCATAAGAGCAGAAAGGTTTAAATGCTCCCCTCTTTCACCCACTCTTTTGGGAAAGCTCTTTGTGCAGAAACTGCAGACCAGGGACTCCACTTACACTGTTAGAACAGTAACAAAGTGTaagggaaaaagcaaacatGCAGCACagtgagaggagcagagcagagatctGAGACAGATATTGGATGCCCTACAGCTCTTCCACAGCCAGTCTTGTTCTGTGTGATTCTCTGATCCTGCAGTAATAGACTCCCAGGGAACACTTAAAATAGATTAACAGATTTGAAGGCCAAAAGTAACTGTGATTGTTCTGTCTGATTCCTGAGTAACTCACGTCATGGAATTCCATTCAGAAACTCTAGTGAGGAAggggcagcccagcagctcttctGGGTTTGTGTATGAACCCAAAACCACTATTTATTGCCTTGTCTGGGAAAGCCATCTGATCTCAGTGTGGATGTGCCAAGTGCTGCTGCCCTTGGTACAGGTAATTGGTAAATCCCCCCTGAGTGTGCATATACCTTTCTGTCTAACATTCCTCTTTGTAGCTTCCATCCCCTCTTTGCTCCCTACTAAGAAAGGTTTTGTGATGTGGCAGGCTGTGAATGGCTCTGAGtttagaatcatggaatcacagaatatcctgagtgggaagggaccctcagggatcatccagcccagcccctggctctgcacagacaccccaacaatcccaccctgggcatccctgagATCATTGTccaagctctcctggagctctggcagcctcagggctgtgcccattccctggggagcctgggcagtgccggcaccctctgggggaagaacctttcctgatctccaacctaaacctgccctggcacagctccagctgctcctttgggtcctgtccctggtcacagagcagagctgctcctgaggaGAGAGCTGTAAACAGCTGGGAGGTGTCCCCTCAgtcttcccttctccaggctgaacaaacctcTCCTGTGCTTGGCTACAGGAGCAGCACACCAGTGGATATGAAAAGATTCCAAAATTGTTCCTCTTCAATGAGttgtcctggtgtccctgggacaTTAAAGGTGCTACATAAGCAAAGCCACCAACTGTCATTGAAACATTAAACACTGTCCTTCCTTTAACTGTGTttctctctgccctgcctgcaggaaagCCAACATCTTTGTGTCTCTGCTGATTGATGTGGCCCTGGGGATACTGCTGATGTCGTGGCTGTACAGGAAGAACCGCATTGGTCACCTTGCTGACACCCTCATCCCTGTGGCTGACGTAAGTCTGGCCAAATCTGATCCCCTTTCACCTGCTCTG is a window of Melospiza georgiana isolate bMelGeo1 chromosome 16, bMelGeo1.pri, whole genome shotgun sequence DNA encoding:
- the PIGQ gene encoding phosphatidylinositol N-acetylglucosaminyltransferase subunit Q, with protein sequence MVLKVFFPSCCSSADSGILIGRWISEQNSAVILAVVHFPFIPVQVKQYLGEVQRVTQVSVSVLGSWSNSKQEKEESLSEFLEDLGTIFCHEPWIQISKEGDSKFWSCSILQKHSTNPQEEEIILVYYDQRKVMLSHLHPPLDTAGQGAEDASKLSAIFDTVARSQVLFMTDRYDEGPIKLTHWQSDGVEASIIVELLKQASVPACMLLTLLLSLLSGICRSRVLKFWPLSFLWSKLSTCEQLGHRLQHLQVISSNKKAQNQNQLMRKANIFVSLLIDVALGILLMSWLYRKNRIGHLADTLIPVADHVAEELQDLLQWLMGAPAGLKMNRALDQVLGRFFLYHIHLWISYIHLLSPFIEMILWYVGLSACLGLTVALCILSDIIALLTFHIYCFYVYGARLYCLKIYGLSSLWRLFRGKKWNVLRQRVDSCSYDLDQLFIGTLLFTILLFLLPTTALYYLVFTLLRLLVVIVQGLIHLLVDLIDSLPLYSLILRLCRSYRLAAGVKFRVLEQQDGKPLRLLMQINPLSYGGVVQTYRLPTYSCYPRDSWASLCKKLFLGELIYPWKHKGDKQN